A part of Quatrionicoccus australiensis genomic DNA contains:
- a CDS encoding enoyl-CoA hydratase/isomerase family protein, translating to MMYQTLEIERAGRIATIWMNRPAVFNAFDEQLIAELATACRELDADASVRVVVLGGRGKHFSAGADLNWMKRAAQFTPEQNLDDARKFANMLRTLAQMSKPTIARVQGAALGGGTGLTAACDMAIADTTAAFSTSEVKFGIIPSAISPYVLRAIGPRHALRYFQSAERISAERALAIGLVGEVVAPEALDAAVAQLAETLLQGGPQAQKAAKDLIAAVDGQKIDEIISEETARRIARQRATDEAKDGIAAFLDKRPPAWLA from the coding sequence ATCATGTACCAGACCCTCGAAATCGAACGCGCCGGCCGGATCGCCACGATCTGGATGAACCGCCCGGCCGTCTTCAATGCCTTCGACGAACAGCTGATCGCCGAACTCGCCACCGCCTGCCGCGAACTCGATGCCGATGCCTCGGTGCGCGTCGTCGTCCTCGGCGGGCGCGGCAAGCACTTTTCGGCCGGCGCCGACCTCAACTGGATGAAGCGCGCCGCGCAATTCACGCCGGAACAGAATCTCGACGATGCGCGCAAGTTCGCCAACATGTTGAGAACCCTGGCGCAGATGTCGAAACCGACCATCGCCCGCGTCCAGGGCGCCGCGCTGGGCGGCGGCACCGGCCTGACCGCGGCCTGCGACATGGCGATTGCCGACACCACGGCGGCCTTCTCCACGTCGGAAGTGAAGTTCGGCATCATCCCGTCGGCGATCAGCCCCTACGTGCTGCGCGCCATCGGTCCACGCCACGCCTTGCGCTATTTCCAGAGTGCCGAGCGGATCAGCGCCGAGCGCGCCCTGGCGATCGGCCTGGTCGGCGAAGTGGTCGCCCCGGAAGCGCTCGACGCCGCCGTCGCGCAACTCGCCGAAACCCTGCTGCAGGGCGGCCCGCAGGCGCAGAAGGCGGCCAAGGACCTGATCGCAGCGGTCGACGGGCAAAAAATCGACGAAATCATCAGCGAGGAAACCGCCCGCCGCATCGCCCGGCAGCGCGCCACCGACGAAGCGAAGGACGGCATCGCCGCCTTCCTCGACAAGCGGCCACCGGCCTGGCTGGCCTGA
- a CDS encoding enoyl-CoA hydratase, whose amino-acid sequence MNQTVLTEVIGKVGLIRLNRPEALNALNTDVIAGIHAAVDAFEADENIGCIVITGSEKAFAAGADIGAMKDYDYMHAYKNDYITQGWERIKTARKPVIAAVAGFALGGGCEMAMMCDMIYAADTAKFGQPEIKLGTMPGLGGSQRLPRAVGKAKAMDMCLSARMMDAAEAERAGLVARIFPADALLEETLKAAQTIAGYSLPVIMMIKESVNRAFESSLNEGLLFERRVFHATFALEDQKEGMAAFAEKRKPSFKNR is encoded by the coding sequence ATGAACCAGACAGTCCTCACCGAAGTCATCGGCAAGGTCGGCCTGATCCGCCTCAACCGCCCGGAAGCGCTCAATGCGCTCAATACCGACGTGATCGCCGGCATCCACGCGGCGGTCGACGCCTTCGAAGCCGACGAAAACATCGGCTGCATCGTCATCACCGGCAGTGAAAAAGCCTTCGCCGCCGGCGCCGACATCGGTGCGATGAAGGATTACGACTACATGCACGCCTACAAGAACGACTACATCACCCAGGGCTGGGAGCGCATCAAGACGGCGCGCAAGCCGGTGATCGCGGCGGTGGCCGGCTTTGCGCTGGGCGGCGGCTGCGAGATGGCGATGATGTGCGACATGATCTATGCCGCCGACACCGCCAAATTCGGCCAGCCGGAAATCAAGCTCGGCACCATGCCCGGCCTCGGCGGTTCGCAGCGCCTGCCGCGCGCCGTCGGCAAGGCCAAGGCGATGGACATGTGCCTCTCGGCGCGCATGATGGATGCCGCCGAAGCCGAGCGCGCCGGCCTGGTCGCGCGCATTTTCCCGGCCGACGCTTTGCTCGAAGAAACCCTGAAAGCGGCGCAGACCATTGCCGGCTACTCGCTGCCGGTGATCATGATGATCAAGGAATCGGTCAATCGCGCCTTTGAATCGTCGTTGAACGAAGGCCTGCTCTTCGAGCGCCGCGTCTTCCACGCCACTTTCGCCCTCGAAGACCAGAAGGAAGGCATGGCCGCCTTCGCCGAGAAGCGCAAGCCGAGCTTCAAGAACCGCTGA
- a CDS encoding ABC transporter substrate-binding protein — protein sequence MNKSIKKLAAGAVLILGAFSAFAADPIKIGSVLSVTGPAAFLGDPELKTLQMYVEDINKKGGVLGRPLELVHYDDGSDAGKANGFTKRLIEDDKVDVLVGGTTTGATMSAAPLVEKAGIPFISLAGAVVIVEPVKKWLFKTPHTDRMAAEKVFEDMKKRGISKVALLSETSGFGGSGKKESEGVAAKYGITLVANETYGPKDTDMSPQLTKIKGTPGVQAVFIFGLGQGPAIATKNFKQLSVNLPLYHAHGVASEEFIKLAGPAAEGIRLPAAALLVANKLNDKDPQKPVAVGYSKAFEARWKTDVSTFGGHAYDGLMLAVDAIKRANSTDKTKVRDALEATKGYVGTGGIVNMSATDHMGLDLSAFRMLEVKSGDWSIAQ from the coding sequence ATGAATAAAAGCATCAAAAAGCTTGCTGCCGGCGCCGTCCTGATTCTTGGCGCATTCAGTGCCTTCGCTGCCGACCCGATCAAGATCGGTTCGGTCCTTTCCGTCACCGGTCCGGCCGCCTTCCTCGGCGATCCGGAACTGAAAACCCTGCAGATGTACGTCGAGGACATCAATAAAAAGGGCGGCGTACTCGGTCGACCGCTGGAACTGGTCCATTACGACGACGGCAGCGATGCCGGCAAGGCAAACGGCTTCACCAAGCGCCTGATCGAGGACGACAAGGTCGACGTGCTGGTCGGCGGCACCACCACCGGCGCCACCATGTCGGCCGCACCGCTGGTCGAGAAGGCGGGCATTCCGTTTATCTCGCTGGCCGGCGCCGTGGTCATCGTCGAGCCGGTCAAGAAATGGCTGTTCAAGACGCCGCACACCGACCGCATGGCGGCCGAAAAGGTCTTCGAGGACATGAAGAAGCGCGGCATCAGCAAGGTCGCCCTGCTCTCTGAAACCAGCGGTTTCGGCGGTTCCGGCAAGAAGGAAAGCGAAGGCGTTGCCGCCAAGTACGGCATCACCCTGGTCGCCAACGAAACCTACGGGCCGAAGGATACCGACATGAGCCCGCAGCTGACCAAGATCAAGGGCACGCCGGGCGTGCAGGCGGTGTTCATCTTCGGTCTCGGCCAGGGGCCGGCGATCGCCACCAAGAACTTCAAGCAGTTGAGCGTCAATCTGCCGCTCTACCACGCGCACGGTGTCGCTTCCGAAGAGTTCATCAAGCTCGCCGGCCCGGCCGCAGAAGGCATCCGCCTGCCGGCTGCCGCCCTGCTCGTCGCCAACAAGCTCAACGACAAGGACCCGCAGAAACCGGTCGCCGTCGGCTACAGCAAGGCTTTTGAAGCGCGCTGGAAGACCGATGTCTCGACCTTCGGCGGCCATGCCTACGACGGCCTGATGCTGGCGGTCGACGCGATCAAACGGGCCAATTCCACCGACAAGACCAAGGTCCGCGACGCCCTCGAAGCCACCAAGGGCTACGTCGGCACCGGCGGCATCGTGAACATGTCGGCCACCGACCACATGGGCCTCGATCTGTCCGCTTTCCGCATGCTCGAAGTCAAGAGCGGCGACTGGAGCATCGCCCAGTAA
- the pcaF gene encoding 3-oxoadipyl-CoA thiolase, with protein sequence MTQAFICDAIRTPIGRYGGALSGVRADDLGAIPLKALMERNPQVDWTAVDDIIYGCANQAGEDNRNVARMSGLLAGLPIEVPGTTVNRLCGSGMDAVGLAARSIKAGETSLMLAGGVESMSRAPFVMGKADSAFSRNAAIYDTTIGWRFANPLMKKLYDTHSMPQTADNVAEQFGISRADQDAFAIRSQQRWGAADAAGRFADELVPVVIAQKKGDPKVVNRDEHPRPETTLEQLAKLKGVNGPELTVTAGNASGVNDGACALLIASEAAAGQYGLKPLARVVGMATAGVAPRIMGFGPAPAVRKVLAQTGLSLADMDVIELNEAFAAQALAVLRDLGLADDAAHVNPNGGAIALGHPLGMSGARLVTTAAYELQRRGGRYALCTMCIGVGQGIAMVIERV encoded by the coding sequence ATGACTCAAGCCTTTATCTGCGACGCCATCCGCACCCCGATCGGCCGCTACGGCGGCGCGCTGTCCGGCGTGCGTGCCGACGACCTCGGCGCCATTCCGCTCAAGGCGCTGATGGAGCGCAATCCGCAGGTCGACTGGACGGCCGTCGATGACATCATCTACGGCTGCGCCAACCAGGCCGGCGAAGACAACCGCAACGTCGCCCGCATGTCCGGCCTGTTGGCCGGCCTGCCGATCGAAGTGCCGGGCACGACGGTCAACCGCCTGTGCGGCTCCGGCATGGATGCGGTCGGCCTCGCCGCGCGTTCGATCAAGGCCGGCGAAACTTCGCTGATGCTGGCCGGCGGCGTCGAAAGCATGTCGCGCGCTCCGTTCGTGATGGGCAAGGCGGACTCCGCCTTCTCGCGCAATGCGGCGATCTACGACACGACCATCGGCTGGCGCTTCGCCAACCCGCTGATGAAGAAACTCTACGACACGCATTCGATGCCGCAGACGGCCGACAATGTCGCCGAGCAGTTCGGCATCAGCCGCGCCGACCAGGACGCCTTCGCGATTCGCTCGCAGCAGCGCTGGGGCGCCGCCGATGCGGCCGGACGTTTCGCCGACGAGCTGGTGCCGGTGGTCATCGCCCAGAAAAAAGGCGATCCGAAAGTGGTCAACCGTGACGAACATCCGCGTCCCGAAACGACGCTGGAACAGCTCGCCAAGCTCAAGGGCGTGAACGGCCCGGAACTCACGGTCACCGCCGGCAATGCGTCCGGTGTCAATGATGGTGCCTGTGCGCTGCTGATCGCTTCGGAAGCCGCCGCCGGCCAGTATGGTCTCAAGCCGCTGGCGCGCGTCGTCGGCATGGCGACGGCCGGCGTGGCGCCGCGCATCATGGGTTTCGGCCCCGCCCCCGCGGTGCGCAAGGTGCTGGCGCAGACCGGCCTCAGCCTCGCCGACATGGACGTCATCGAACTCAACGAAGCCTTCGCCGCGCAGGCGCTGGCCGTGTTGCGCGATCTCGGCCTGGCCGACGATGCAGCGCATGTGAATCCCAACGGCGGTGCGATCGCGCTCGGCCACCCGCTCGGCATGAGCGGCGCCCGGCTGGTCACCACCGCCGCCTATGAACTCCAGCGCCGTGGTGGCCGCTACGCCCTATGCACGATGTGCATCGGGGTCGGGCAAGGCATCGCCATGGTGATCGAGCGCGTCTGA
- the paaK gene encoding phenylacetate--CoA ligase PaaK, with the protein MTAKKPLPGELDAIETASRDEISALQLERLKWSVRHSYDNVEPYRRKCLEKGVHPDDLKTLSDLGKFPFMTKLDLRDNYPFGLFAVPRNKIARLHASSGTTGKSVVVGYTQNDLNNWADVVARSIRAAGGRAGDMVHVAYGYGMFTGGLGAHYGVERLGCCAVPMSGGQTEKQVQQIMDFKPEIIMVTPSYSLVIAEEFERLGIKPDEISLKVGIFGAEPWGEGMRSEIERKLGIDAIDIYGLTEVMGPGVACECIETKDGPVIWEDHFYPEIIDPETGEVLPDGSEGELVFTSLTKEAFPVIRYRTRDLTRLLPPTARSFRRIGKITGRSDDMLIIRGVNVFPTQIEEQILRDKRLAGNYQVVVTRDGHMDNLEVRCEVQRELSGKLPQSEIQQISKELQHRIKTIIGVSTKITVMEFDAIPRTQVGKAKRVLDERPKRD; encoded by the coding sequence ATGACCGCCAAGAAACCCCTGCCCGGCGAACTCGACGCTATCGAGACCGCCAGCCGCGACGAAATTTCGGCCCTGCAACTCGAACGCCTGAAGTGGTCGGTGCGCCACAGCTACGACAATGTCGAGCCGTATCGCCGCAAATGCCTGGAAAAGGGCGTGCATCCGGACGACCTGAAGACGCTGAGCGACCTCGGCAAGTTCCCCTTCATGACCAAGCTCGACCTGCGCGACAACTATCCGTTCGGCCTGTTCGCCGTGCCGCGCAACAAGATTGCCCGCCTGCATGCGTCTTCCGGCACGACCGGCAAGTCGGTCGTGGTCGGCTACACGCAGAACGACCTCAACAACTGGGCCGACGTCGTCGCCCGCTCGATCCGTGCGGCCGGTGGCCGCGCCGGTGACATGGTGCATGTCGCCTACGGTTACGGCATGTTCACCGGCGGCCTCGGCGCCCACTACGGCGTCGAGCGCCTCGGCTGCTGCGCCGTGCCGATGTCGGGTGGCCAGACCGAGAAGCAGGTGCAGCAGATCATGGACTTCAAGCCCGAGATCATCATGGTGACGCCGTCCTACTCGCTGGTGATCGCCGAAGAATTCGAGCGCCTCGGCATCAAGCCGGACGAAATCTCGCTCAAGGTCGGCATCTTCGGTGCCGAACCCTGGGGCGAAGGCATGCGCAGCGAAATCGAACGTAAGCTCGGCATCGACGCGATCGACATCTACGGCCTGACCGAAGTCATGGGCCCCGGCGTCGCCTGCGAATGCATCGAAACCAAGGACGGCCCGGTGATCTGGGAAGACCACTTCTACCCCGAGATCATCGACCCGGAAACCGGCGAAGTCCTGCCCGACGGTTCGGAAGGCGAACTGGTGTTCACCTCGCTGACCAAGGAAGCCTTCCCGGTCATCCGCTACCGTACCCGCGACCTGACCCGCCTGCTGCCGCCGACCGCCCGCTCCTTCCGCCGCATCGGCAAGATCACCGGGCGCTCCGACGACATGCTGATCATCCGCGGCGTGAACGTCTTCCCGACCCAGATCGAGGAACAGATCCTGCGCGACAAGCGCCTGGCCGGCAACTACCAGGTCGTCGTCACCCGCGACGGTCACATGGACAACCTCGAAGTCCGCTGCGAAGTCCAGCGCGAGCTGTCCGGCAAGCTGCCGCAGAGCGAGATCCAGCAGATCAGCAAGGAACTGCAGCACCGCATCAAGACCATCATCGGCGTGTCGACCAAGATCACCGTCATGGAATTCGACGCCATCCCGCGCACCCAGGTCGGCAAGGCCAAGCGCGTGCTCGACGAACGCCCGAAACGCGACTGA
- the paaI gene encoding hydroxyphenylacetyl-CoA thioesterase PaaI, whose product MTEHHHSPAEAQALAEATATAMFSRDRAAQALGMKIVRVQPGAALLTMTVRGDMVNGHHICHGGMIFSLADTAFAYACNSYNKNTVASACHIDFLAPAKEGDTLEAEAVERSAAGRTGVYDISVRVAGGKTVALFRGKSYRINGEVIAGLESSS is encoded by the coding sequence ATGACTGAACACCACCACTCCCCGGCCGAGGCACAAGCCCTGGCCGAAGCCACCGCCACGGCGATGTTTTCCCGTGACCGCGCTGCGCAGGCACTGGGCATGAAGATCGTGCGCGTCCAGCCGGGCGCCGCGCTGCTCACCATGACGGTGCGCGGCGACATGGTGAACGGCCACCACATCTGCCACGGCGGCATGATCTTCAGCCTGGCCGATACCGCCTTCGCCTATGCCTGCAACAGCTACAACAAAAACACCGTCGCGTCGGCCTGCCATATCGACTTCCTCGCCCCGGCGAAAGAAGGCGACACGCTCGAAGCCGAGGCTGTCGAACGTTCCGCGGCCGGCCGTACCGGCGTTTACGACATCAGCGTGCGCGTGGCCGGCGGCAAGACCGTCGCGCTGTTCCGCGGCAAGAGTTATCGCATCAATGGCGAAGTGATCGCCGGACTGGAAAGCAGCAGTTAG
- the paaH gene encoding 3-hydroxyacyl-CoA dehydrogenase PaaH, whose product MNAYGSPQPAIVAVVGTGAMGAGIAQVAAAAGHVVRLLDNRPGAAAKAVDGIRTQFGKMAEKGRLTAAAATAAGGRLQAVENLADLAGCALVVEAIVENLEAKQKLYAELEDIVAADCIFGTNTSSISVTAIGAALKHPERLAGLHFFNPAPLMALVEIVSGLATDRAIADTLFATAAAWGKTPVHAKSTPGFIVNRVARPYYAEALRLAQEGAADYATIDAVMREAGGFRMGPFELMDMIGHDVNFAVTNSVWRAFYNDQRFLPSLIQQELVDAGFYGKKSGRGFYDYRDGAVKPAAQTEAAQTPAGKITVFGESTAADALADRLSHSGLSFARAPETDGRIADIGLATLYVTDGRSATQCAAESGVANTVLIDLALDYATASRIAIAAAEQCEPAAINSAVGLLQAAGFAVSRFLDVPGLAVMRTVAMLANEAADAVNQGVCSETAADSAMRLGVNYPQGPLAWADAVGAGNICDVLANLGTCYGEDRYRISPLLQRAVFAGRNIHD is encoded by the coding sequence ATGAACGCATACGGCAGCCCCCAACCGGCCATCGTAGCCGTCGTCGGCACCGGTGCCATGGGCGCCGGCATCGCCCAGGTGGCAGCCGCCGCCGGCCATGTCGTGCGTCTGCTCGACAACCGGCCGGGCGCCGCCGCCAAGGCCGTTGACGGCATCCGCACCCAGTTCGGCAAAATGGCCGAAAAAGGCAGGTTGACCGCTGCGGCGGCTACGGCTGCCGGCGGGCGCCTGCAAGCGGTCGAAAACCTCGCCGATCTGGCCGGCTGCGCACTCGTCGTCGAAGCCATCGTCGAAAACCTCGAAGCCAAGCAGAAGCTGTACGCCGAGCTTGAGGACATCGTCGCCGCCGACTGCATCTTCGGCACCAATACCTCGTCGATCTCGGTCACCGCCATCGGGGCCGCGCTCAAGCATCCGGAACGCCTGGCCGGCCTGCACTTCTTCAATCCGGCGCCGCTCATGGCCCTGGTTGAAATCGTCTCCGGCCTGGCGACCGACCGCGCCATCGCCGACACCCTGTTCGCGACCGCCGCGGCCTGGGGCAAGACGCCGGTGCATGCCAAATCGACGCCCGGTTTCATCGTCAATCGCGTCGCCCGCCCCTACTACGCCGAGGCGCTGCGCCTGGCGCAGGAAGGCGCTGCCGACTACGCCACCATCGACGCCGTGATGCGCGAGGCCGGCGGCTTCCGCATGGGGCCGTTCGAGCTGATGGACATGATCGGCCACGACGTCAATTTCGCCGTGACCAACTCGGTCTGGCGCGCCTTCTACAACGACCAGCGCTTTTTGCCCTCGCTGATCCAGCAGGAACTGGTCGATGCCGGCTTCTACGGCAAGAAGAGCGGCCGCGGCTTCTACGATTACCGCGACGGCGCCGTGAAACCGGCCGCGCAGACCGAAGCGGCGCAAACGCCGGCCGGCAAAATCACCGTTTTTGGCGAGTCGACCGCTGCGGATGCACTGGCTGACCGTCTTTCGCACAGCGGCCTGTCCTTTGCGCGCGCGCCGGAAACGGACGGCCGTATCGCCGACATCGGGCTCGCGACGCTCTACGTCACCGACGGACGCAGCGCGACGCAATGTGCCGCCGAATCCGGCGTCGCCAATACGGTATTGATCGACCTCGCACTCGACTACGCCACGGCCAGCCGCATTGCGATTGCTGCCGCCGAACAGTGCGAACCGGCCGCCATCAACTCGGCCGTCGGCCTGCTGCAGGCCGCCGGCTTTGCCGTCTCGCGCTTTCTCGACGTGCCCGGCCTGGCCGTGATGCGTACGGTTGCCATGCTCGCCAACGAAGCGGCCGATGCGGTCAACCAGGGCGTTTGCTCCGAAACCGCCGCCGACTCGGCGATGCGCCTCGGCGTCAATTACCCGCAAGGGCCGCTCGCCTGGGCCGACGCGGTCGGCGCCGGCAACATCTGCGACGTGCTCGCCAACCTCGGCACCTGCTACGGCGAGGACCGCTACCGCATTTCGCCGCTGCTGCAACGCGCCGTCTTTGCCGGAAGAAACATCCATGACTGA